From Verrucomicrobiota bacterium JB022, one genomic window encodes:
- the surE gene encoding 5'/3'-nucleotidase SurE, translating to MTRPTALVTNDDGVHSIFFQLLLEALTPHFRVVIAAPAQEQSWIGRAFSRRRSVEAEEVQFGEAKGWAIDGTPTDCVNIALGHLLPEKPDVVVSGINIGYNTSMPLILSSGTLAGAIEGAHWGIPAIAASQALPAGEFREAARSGGKLPEDGLRTVKAGAKITAKLALEIAGRCNSELHVHNLNFPYPMQEGTEVVETRPARVEARCLFGTTHPNRFDFEYNRPPEPQVDHATDRAVVRQGLVSLSILNFSALA from the coding sequence ATGACGCGACCGACTGCCTTGGTAACCAATGACGACGGGGTCCATTCCATCTTCTTTCAACTGCTGCTGGAGGCACTGACGCCGCATTTTCGCGTGGTGATCGCAGCGCCCGCACAGGAACAAAGCTGGATCGGCCGCGCCTTCAGCCGGCGCCGCAGCGTCGAGGCCGAAGAGGTGCAGTTTGGCGAAGCCAAGGGCTGGGCCATCGACGGCACCCCCACCGACTGCGTCAACATCGCCTTGGGCCACCTTCTGCCGGAAAAGCCCGATGTGGTCGTCAGCGGGATCAACATCGGCTACAACACGAGCATGCCGCTCATCCTCAGCTCCGGCACCCTCGCAGGAGCGATCGAGGGCGCGCACTGGGGCATCCCGGCGATTGCCGCCTCTCAGGCCTTGCCGGCCGGCGAGTTTCGCGAAGCCGCCCGCAGCGGGGGCAAGCTGCCCGAGGACGGCCTGCGCACCGTCAAGGCCGGCGCAAAAATCACGGCCAAGCTCGCCCTGGAGATAGCCGGGCGTTGCAATTCGGAACTGCACGTGCATAATCTCAACTTCCCCTACCCCATGCAGGAAGGCACCGAAGTCGTCGAAACCCGCCCCGCGCGCGTCGAGGCCCGCTGCCTTTTCGGCACCACCCACCCCAACCGTTTTGATTTCGAATACAACCGGCCTCCCGAGCCACAGGTAGATCATGCGACCGATCGGGCCGTCGTCCGCCAAGGCCTGGTGAGTCTTTCGATTTTGAACTTTTCGGCGCTCGCTTAG
- a CDS encoding isochorismate synthase, which produces MEVIPTEAHLDPDKDKLRQFLEACRDAAESDQHFKLVSISRTCRHLDPLAVLESIYEPGELHFYLEHPQRNEALAGAEAVVLGTWSGTDRFAQAKAFAEDVLEHTVAVGDVASPFAGPHFFGGFTFFPERQTPQNPPPPTAGNGNLPGPEERKTGQGDPEPYEPDGFDGDFEPATLFVPRWQVGRRGNTYTAVANCRVDPDADIDALTEKIWAAYQKFMTFNYEQAPVSRPNELVRRSEVGPETGYESLVADAVDEIQAGTLDKVVLARALDLHFARPLQPLETLNSLRNRFPTCFSFSFENDSGHSLIGATPERLVRICQGKLQTEALAGSEPRGANARQDAALARALLESSKDRHEHEVVVEELVNGLQTLGIEADYAPEPELVQLANVQHLRTPIAADLPESLHLLDVLRVLHPTPAVGGMPRQGALAHIHDVEHFPRGLYTGIVGWFDHAGNGEFVVGLRSALVKDTHARLFAGAGIVAGSEPDKERRETEVKMQALLEAILEGPQSGLEIKEPTA; this is translated from the coding sequence ATGGAAGTGATCCCCACCGAAGCCCACCTCGATCCCGACAAGGACAAGCTGCGTCAGTTCCTCGAAGCCTGTCGCGACGCCGCCGAGTCGGACCAGCACTTCAAGCTCGTCAGCATCTCCCGCACCTGCCGCCACCTCGACCCGTTGGCGGTGCTGGAGAGTATTTACGAGCCCGGTGAGCTGCACTTTTACCTGGAGCACCCGCAGCGCAACGAAGCACTGGCCGGGGCCGAGGCGGTGGTGCTGGGCACCTGGAGCGGCACGGATCGCTTTGCGCAGGCCAAGGCCTTTGCTGAGGATGTGCTGGAGCATACTGTGGCGGTCGGTGATGTGGCCTCGCCCTTTGCCGGGCCGCACTTTTTCGGTGGCTTCACCTTTTTCCCTGAGCGGCAGACCCCGCAGAATCCGCCTCCGCCGACCGCAGGCAACGGTAACCTCCCGGGCCCGGAGGAGCGCAAGACGGGGCAGGGCGATCCCGAGCCTTACGAGCCCGATGGCTTCGACGGCGACTTTGAGCCCGCCACGCTCTTCGTGCCTCGCTGGCAGGTGGGGCGCCGTGGCAACACCTACACAGCGGTCGCGAACTGCCGGGTCGACCCCGATGCGGATATTGATGCGTTGACGGAGAAGATCTGGGCGGCCTACCAGAAGTTCATGACCTTCAATTACGAGCAGGCGCCCGTCTCTCGCCCGAACGAGCTGGTGCGCCGGTCAGAGGTGGGCCCCGAAACGGGCTATGAGTCTCTGGTGGCGGACGCGGTGGACGAAATCCAGGCGGGGACGCTCGACAAGGTTGTGCTGGCGCGTGCGCTCGACCTCCATTTTGCCCGTCCGCTGCAACCGCTGGAGACGCTCAACAGCCTGCGCAATCGCTTCCCGACCTGCTTCAGCTTTTCGTTTGAGAACGACAGCGGGCACAGCCTGATTGGGGCGACTCCCGAACGCCTCGTGCGTATCTGCCAAGGTAAGCTGCAGACGGAGGCCTTGGCTGGCAGCGAGCCGCGCGGCGCCAATGCCCGCCAGGACGCTGCTCTGGCGCGAGCCCTCCTGGAGAGCAGCAAAGACCGCCACGAGCACGAGGTGGTGGTGGAAGAGCTGGTCAACGGCCTGCAGACGCTCGGGATCGAGGCCGACTACGCGCCCGAGCCGGAGCTGGTGCAACTGGCGAACGTCCAGCACCTGCGCACGCCGATTGCCGCCGATTTGCCGGAGAGTCTGCACCTGCTCGACGTGCTGCGCGTGCTGCACCCGACCCCTGCCGTGGGCGGAATGCCGCGCCAGGGCGCATTGGCCCACATTCACGATGTGGAGCACTTCCCGCGCGGCCTCTACACGGGCATCGTGGGATGGTTCGACCACGCGGGCAATGGCGAGTTTGTGGTCGGTCTGCGCAGCGCCCTGGTCAAGGATACGCACGCGCGCCTGTTTGCCGGGGCTGGCATCGTCGCCGGTAGCGAGCCAGACAAGGAGCGCCGCGAAACGGAGGTCAAGATGCAGGCCCTGTTGGAGGCAATCCTCGAAGGGCCGCAATCTGGGCTGGAAATTAAGGAGCCTACCGCGTAA
- the meaB gene encoding methylmalonyl Co-A mutase-associated GTPase MeaB: MAKDAISRPEWAEGGPEQGFNSFVRAGTEPALSRTRSVKRRPTLQVEDYVKGVLAGDRTTLGRAITLIESNAPAHRELAKEVLAQLLPHAGRSVRVGITGVPGAGKSTTIETIGKWLCDEGHRLAVLAIDPSSSVTKGSILGDKTRMVELSRHPNAFIRPSPNGGTLGGVARKTRETLLLCEAFGCDIIILETVGVGQSEVTVRSMVDFFLLVSIAGAGDELQGIKKGVIELADLIAVNKADGDNLQRARMAKAELNRVLSFLAPATEGWKTKAVMYSALTREGIPELWQKVEEFRQLTLENGQFERRRERQRVEWMDALLTEGLHDLFFRDASVQGRLVGLRQKVAQGEVPAAQAAEELLSLWNQ; encoded by the coding sequence ATGGCCAAGGATGCAATCAGCCGCCCCGAGTGGGCCGAAGGTGGCCCTGAGCAGGGCTTCAACAGCTTTGTCCGCGCCGGGACGGAGCCGGCCCTCAGTCGCACGCGCAGCGTCAAGCGCCGCCCGACTCTGCAGGTCGAGGATTACGTGAAAGGTGTCCTGGCGGGCGATCGCACCACGCTGGGCCGAGCGATCACGTTGATCGAGAGCAACGCTCCCGCCCACCGCGAGCTGGCCAAAGAAGTCCTCGCCCAGTTGCTGCCCCATGCGGGGCGTTCCGTCCGGGTCGGCATTACCGGCGTCCCGGGCGCGGGCAAGAGCACGACAATCGAGACGATTGGCAAATGGCTGTGCGACGAAGGCCACCGGCTGGCGGTGCTGGCGATCGACCCCTCATCTTCCGTCACCAAGGGCAGCATCCTGGGCGACAAGACGCGCATGGTTGAGCTGTCGCGCCACCCCAACGCCTTTATCCGGCCATCGCCCAACGGCGGCACGCTGGGAGGCGTGGCCCGCAAGACCCGCGAAACGCTCCTGCTGTGTGAGGCTTTCGGTTGCGACATCATCATTTTGGAGACTGTCGGGGTAGGGCAAAGCGAGGTGACGGTACGCTCGATGGTCGACTTTTTCCTGCTCGTCTCGATTGCCGGAGCCGGTGACGAGTTGCAGGGGATCAAGAAGGGGGTTATCGAGCTGGCCGACCTGATTGCGGTCAACAAGGCCGACGGCGACAACCTCCAACGCGCTCGCATGGCCAAGGCGGAGCTTAATCGCGTGCTCTCTTTTCTCGCGCCGGCTACCGAGGGCTGGAAAACCAAGGCCGTCATGTATTCCGCGCTGACGCGTGAGGGCATCCCTGAGCTTTGGCAAAAAGTGGAAGAGTTTCGCCAGTTAACGCTAGAGAATGGCCAGTTTGAGCGTCGTCGTGAAAGGCAGCGCGTCGAGTGGATGGATGCGTTGCTGACCGAGGGCCTGCACGACCTGTTTTTCCGGGATGCATCGGTGCAAGGGCGACTGGTCGGGCTGCGGCAGAAAGTCGCACAAGGCGAAGTGCCCGCAGCTCAGGCGGCAGAGGAACTGCTGTCGCTCTGGAACCAATGA
- the menB gene encoding 1,4-dihydroxy-2-naphthoyl-CoA synthase: protein MQWQKVREFEDIIYEKADGIARVTINRPHRRNAFTPDTVAEMIAAFTDARDDTSVGVVLLQGANPQTDGKYAFCSGGDQKIRGEQKGGYIGKDGVPRLNVLELQRLIRTMPKVVIALVAGYAIGGGHVLHVVCDLTIAADNAVFGQTGPKVGSFDGGFGSSYLARIVGQKKAREIWYLCRQYNAQEAKEMGLVNTVVPVDQLEAEGIKWAQEILQHSPLAIRCLKSAFNADVDGQAGLQELAGNATLLYYLTEQGEEGHRAYVEKRKPDFKKYPWLP, encoded by the coding sequence ATGCAGTGGCAAAAAGTCCGTGAGTTTGAAGACATTATCTACGAGAAGGCCGACGGCATCGCCCGGGTGACAATCAATCGCCCGCACCGCCGCAACGCCTTTACCCCCGACACGGTGGCCGAAATGATCGCGGCCTTTACCGATGCGCGCGACGACACATCAGTCGGTGTGGTCTTGCTGCAGGGCGCGAATCCGCAGACCGACGGCAAATACGCCTTCTGCTCGGGTGGCGACCAGAAGATCCGCGGCGAGCAAAAGGGCGGCTACATCGGCAAGGACGGTGTCCCGCGTCTCAACGTGCTGGAGCTGCAGCGCCTCATCCGTACCATGCCCAAGGTTGTGATCGCGCTGGTGGCAGGCTATGCTATTGGTGGCGGGCACGTGCTGCACGTGGTCTGCGACCTGACGATCGCGGCCGACAACGCCGTATTTGGCCAGACAGGCCCCAAGGTGGGCAGCTTCGACGGCGGCTTTGGCAGTAGCTACCTCGCCCGCATCGTAGGGCAGAAGAAGGCCCGCGAGATCTGGTATCTCTGCCGTCAATATAACGCGCAGGAGGCCAAGGAAATGGGCCTCGTCAACACGGTGGTGCCCGTCGACCAGCTGGAGGCGGAAGGCATCAAATGGGCGCAGGAGATCCTGCAACACAGCCCGCTCGCCATCCGTTGCCTCAAGAGCGCTTTCAACGCCGATGTCGACGGGCAGGCAGGCCTGCAGGAGCTGGCCGGAAACGCCACGCTGCTCTACTACCTGACCGAGCAGGGCGAAGAAGGCCACCGCGCCTACGTCGAAAAGCGCAAGCCCGACTTCAAGAAGTATCCCTGGCTGCCGTAA
- the menD gene encoding 2-succinyl-5-enolpyruvyl-6-hydroxy-3-cyclohexene-1-carboxylic-acid synthase, translated as MADVTPQPVRQSDQLELTVEERKAAEPIPPPTPVPAKPPSLPGTDPRVVNTVWGQLAAAALARLGVTHVVASPGSRSTPLTHAFAEQGGLIVTPVLDERSAAFYALGLARARGEPVGLVCTSGTAAAHYLPAVIEASESRVPLVILTADRPAELRFCRAGQTIDQVKLFGDYVRWYGEARDPEGGDASLRYWRNLLVHAVERSRYPVAGPVHINVPFREPLEPVPTNFNERRDALLKHVEPPARVHVQAEIPELNGSGIIIAGPAQPVDLPAYLQALKQIAEKTNWPVLSDTLNPARHHIETIPNVIAGYDLILRHAEGRNFVPQQVLQLGDLPTSKALRQWLQLHQLPTVVVDDGAVNADAAHARSQHCRCTIETFARDLPRNLRMDMGFTVRWMRADKQARAYLRDNLRGLGWLFEGTVARAVAEAVPDGTALYVASSTPVRDFEWFWPAGDRQRRIFFNRGANGIDGTLSTALGVAAGLEQPTILYTGDLALLHDTNGFLLGASKYFRSGLTIVCINNQGGGIFEHLAIAKQTDHFEELWGTPQVANLGALATAYGVSHERIDDLETLRKRLETLPKQGVRLLELCTDRKRDAAYRQKLFADFELPNEPNS; from the coding sequence GTGGCAGACGTAACTCCCCAGCCCGTCCGGCAATCCGACCAACTTGAATTGACGGTGGAAGAGCGGAAGGCCGCCGAGCCGATCCCGCCGCCAACCCCGGTGCCCGCGAAGCCTCCTTCGCTTCCGGGGACCGACCCGCGTGTGGTGAACACGGTGTGGGGGCAGCTCGCCGCCGCTGCCTTGGCCCGCCTCGGAGTGACACACGTAGTGGCTTCGCCGGGCTCTCGCTCGACGCCTCTGACCCATGCGTTTGCCGAGCAGGGTGGCTTGATCGTCACGCCGGTGCTCGATGAACGCTCGGCCGCCTTTTATGCCCTGGGCCTCGCCCGTGCCCGCGGAGAGCCGGTCGGGCTGGTCTGCACCTCGGGCACGGCGGCGGCGCATTACCTGCCGGCGGTGATCGAAGCCAGCGAGAGCCGGGTGCCCCTGGTGATTTTGACGGCTGATCGACCAGCGGAGCTGCGCTTTTGCCGCGCCGGGCAGACGATCGACCAAGTGAAGCTATTTGGCGACTATGTGCGCTGGTATGGCGAAGCGCGCGACCCCGAGGGTGGCGACGCCAGCCTGCGCTATTGGCGTAACCTGCTCGTCCATGCGGTGGAACGTAGCCGCTATCCGGTAGCAGGTCCGGTGCACATCAACGTGCCTTTTCGCGAGCCGCTGGAGCCGGTGCCGACCAATTTCAACGAGCGCCGCGACGCCCTGCTGAAGCATGTGGAGCCGCCTGCCCGCGTCCATGTGCAGGCGGAAATTCCGGAGCTGAACGGCAGCGGCATCATTATTGCCGGCCCCGCTCAGCCCGTGGACTTGCCGGCCTATCTCCAGGCGCTGAAGCAGATCGCGGAAAAGACGAACTGGCCGGTGCTTTCCGACACCCTCAACCCGGCGCGCCATCATATTGAGACGATCCCAAACGTCATCGCGGGTTACGACTTGATCCTGCGCCATGCCGAAGGCCGCAACTTTGTGCCGCAGCAGGTGCTGCAACTGGGCGATTTGCCCACGAGCAAGGCGCTCCGGCAGTGGTTGCAACTCCACCAGCTCCCGACGGTCGTCGTCGACGACGGTGCGGTCAATGCCGACGCGGCCCACGCCCGTTCGCAGCACTGTCGCTGCACGATCGAGACCTTTGCCCGGGATCTGCCCCGGAACCTGCGGATGGATATGGGCTTTACGGTGCGCTGGATGCGGGCCGACAAGCAGGCGCGCGCTTACCTGCGGGATAATCTGCGCGGGCTGGGTTGGCTCTTTGAGGGCACGGTGGCCCGCGCGGTGGCCGAGGCCGTCCCCGATGGAACGGCGCTCTATGTGGCCAGCTCGACGCCAGTCCGCGACTTCGAGTGGTTCTGGCCGGCAGGGGATCGCCAGCGGCGTATCTTCTTCAATCGTGGAGCGAACGGCATCGACGGCACGCTTTCGACCGCCCTGGGCGTCGCCGCTGGGCTGGAGCAGCCCACGATCCTCTACACCGGCGATCTGGCGCTGCTGCACGATACGAATGGCTTCCTGCTGGGGGCGTCCAAGTATTTCCGCAGCGGCCTGACGATCGTCTGCATCAACAATCAGGGCGGGGGGATCTTCGAGCACCTTGCCATCGCCAAGCAGACCGACCATTTCGAGGAGCTTTGGGGCACGCCCCAAGTGGCCAACCTCGGCGCGCTGGCCACCGCCTACGGGGTGAGCCACGAGCGCATCGATGATCTGGAGACGTTGCGCAAGCGCCTGGAGACGCTGCCCAAGCAGGGGGTGCGTCTGTTGGAACTCTGCACCGACCGCAAACGCGACGCCGCCTATCGCCAGAAGCTCTTCGCCGACTTCGAGTTGCCAAACGAGCCCAATTCGTAA
- the hisS gene encoding histidine--tRNA ligase: protein MFQPLPGFRDFFPDRCAKRNHIFRLWTQTARSFNYQQYDIPTLEPLELFTQKSGEEIVGQLFNFTDKGGREVALRPELTPSLARMVGSQANSLKRPIKWFNIAENFRYEKQQKGRLRSHYQLNCDIFGEPGAGADAEVIATAVGCLAVFGLGPNDFVVRLSDRNLWLHFLASQGKTGDDAMGVLGVVDKMERMEEKEAVEKLTAFFGGEAAAFLARARQLIACRSLEDLQAFFGGLALEGELADTVAARLAEWKNLLSWLESLEVGDVLRVDLGIVRGLAYYTGFVFEVFEKGAEGELTGRALCGGGRYDHLVKKLGYTDLPAVGFGMGDVTITDLLESKGLLPDYITAPDLFLVVGNGELERKQALHDAHRLRSVGYSVEYPLKDVGFGKQFKSAAQSGARFALIYGEDEVKQRQVKVRNLQSGQEMALMSVYLIDALGQFFAEGMPEEHGHGHEHPHTH, encoded by the coding sequence ATGTTCCAGCCTCTACCCGGTTTTCGCGATTTCTTCCCCGACCGCTGCGCCAAGCGCAACCACATCTTCCGCTTGTGGACGCAGACGGCGCGCAGCTTCAACTACCAGCAGTACGACATCCCGACGCTGGAGCCGCTGGAGCTGTTTACGCAAAAGAGCGGCGAGGAGATCGTGGGCCAGCTCTTCAACTTTACCGACAAAGGTGGGCGCGAAGTGGCCTTGCGCCCGGAGTTGACCCCCTCCCTGGCCCGCATGGTGGGCAGCCAGGCCAACTCGCTGAAGCGCCCGATCAAGTGGTTCAACATCGCGGAGAATTTCCGTTATGAGAAGCAGCAGAAGGGTCGCCTGCGCTCGCACTACCAGCTGAATTGCGACATCTTTGGCGAGCCCGGCGCAGGAGCCGACGCCGAGGTGATCGCGACCGCAGTGGGCTGCCTCGCCGTCTTCGGCCTCGGCCCCAACGATTTCGTCGTGCGCTTGAGCGACCGCAACCTGTGGCTGCACTTCCTCGCCAGCCAAGGCAAGACGGGTGACGATGCCATGGGCGTGCTGGGTGTGGTGGACAAGATGGAGCGCATGGAAGAAAAGGAGGCGGTCGAAAAGCTGACGGCCTTCTTCGGGGGCGAAGCGGCTGCTTTCCTCGCTCGTGCGCGCCAGTTGATCGCCTGCCGCTCGCTGGAAGACCTGCAAGCGTTTTTCGGCGGGCTGGCTCTCGAAGGGGAATTGGCCGACACGGTGGCCGCCCGCCTGGCCGAGTGGAAGAACCTGCTGAGCTGGCTAGAATCGCTGGAAGTTGGCGACGTGCTGCGGGTCGACCTCGGGATCGTGCGCGGCTTGGCCTACTACACCGGCTTTGTCTTCGAAGTTTTTGAAAAGGGTGCCGAGGGTGAGTTGACCGGACGCGCCCTCTGTGGGGGCGGTCGCTACGATCACCTGGTAAAGAAGCTCGGCTATACCGATCTACCGGCGGTCGGCTTTGGCATGGGCGACGTCACCATTACCGACCTGCTTGAATCCAAGGGCCTTTTGCCGGACTACATCACCGCGCCCGACCTCTTCCTTGTCGTGGGTAATGGCGAGTTGGAGCGCAAGCAGGCCCTGCACGACGCCCACCGCCTGCGTTCCGTCGGCTACAGCGTGGAATACCCGCTCAAGGACGTGGGCTTTGGCAAACAGTTCAAGTCGGCGGCTCAAAGCGGAGCACGCTTTGCCCTGATCTATGGCGAAGACGAGGTCAAGCAACGCCAGGTGAAGGTGCGCAACCTGCAGAGTGGCCAAGAGATGGCGCTCATGTCGGTCTACCTGATCGACGCTCTAGGCCAGTTCTTCGCCGAAGGCATGCCGGAAGAGCATGGGCACGGCCACGAGCACCCGCACACACATTGA
- a CDS encoding HU family DNA-binding protein, whose protein sequence is MAANLTKRDIVLSIYDKTGYPQKEVREIVQFTLDTIADALAEGRNVELRNFGVFEVQVRKSRIGRNPNKPEKDVIIPKRAVIKFKAGKELKAELKDLDLGQITTEE, encoded by the coding sequence ATGGCTGCTAACCTCACCAAACGTGATATCGTCCTGAGCATCTACGATAAGACGGGCTATCCGCAAAAGGAGGTTCGTGAAATCGTTCAGTTCACACTGGACACAATCGCAGATGCTCTTGCTGAGGGGCGGAACGTCGAGCTGCGCAATTTCGGTGTCTTCGAGGTACAAGTTCGCAAATCTCGAATCGGACGCAACCCCAACAAGCCGGAAAAAGACGTGATTATCCCCAAACGGGCGGTGATCAAGTTCAAGGCCGGCAAAGAACTCAAGGCCGAGCTCAAGGATCTCGACCTAGGTCAGATCACGACCGAAGAGTAG
- a CDS encoding addiction module protein, translating to MATDLKVIEQQALELSAADRVHLADRLLASLNTETADLESAWEAECEHRLASFERGEVEALDGDSVMRELRAKLRR from the coding sequence GTGGCAACCGATCTGAAGGTCATCGAGCAGCAAGCCTTGGAGCTTTCGGCAGCCGATCGTGTGCATCTCGCCGATCGGCTCCTCGCCAGTTTAAATACTGAAACCGCCGATCTTGAGTCGGCCTGGGAGGCTGAATGCGAGCACCGGCTGGCTTCGTTCGAGCGTGGAGAAGTTGAGGCCCTTGATGGTGACTCCGTGATGCGGGAGCTTAGAGCGAAGCTTCGAAGATGA
- a CDS encoding DNA-3-methyladenine glycosylase — protein MIGRETEALSPGQVLPPAFFAAGALPVARQLIGSYLCRQEGPGAPIQRWAIHETEAYTGPDDKACHAAKGLTDRTRVMFGPPGAWYIYLCYGVHWMANIVCERDGYPAAVLLRGAGPTDGPGKLTKGMVITALQNGSLATPATGLWIEAAPPVPDDEVLVTPRIGIGYAAEWVEKPFRFIWKKATHDLKPARWKPAANTQASQRKT, from the coding sequence ATGATCGGTCGCGAAACAGAAGCACTTTCCCCGGGCCAGGTATTGCCGCCCGCCTTTTTTGCGGCGGGTGCGCTGCCGGTCGCCCGCCAGTTGATCGGTAGTTATCTGTGCCGCCAGGAGGGGCCGGGCGCCCCGATCCAGCGCTGGGCGATCCACGAGACCGAGGCGTATACGGGGCCGGACGACAAGGCCTGCCACGCCGCCAAGGGCCTGACGGACCGCACGCGCGTGATGTTTGGCCCACCCGGCGCGTGGTATATTTACCTGTGCTACGGCGTGCACTGGATGGCCAACATCGTCTGCGAGCGCGATGGCTACCCGGCGGCGGTGCTGCTACGGGGCGCTGGACCGACGGATGGGCCAGGAAAGCTGACCAAGGGGATGGTGATCACGGCCCTGCAAAACGGCAGCCTGGCCACTCCCGCTACCGGGCTTTGGATCGAAGCGGCGCCGCCCGTACCCGATGATGAGGTGCTGGTGACGCCGCGTATCGGGATCGGCTATGCGGCGGAGTGGGTGGAGAAGCCGTTCCGCTTTATCTGGAAGAAGGCGACGCACGACCTGAAGCCCGCCCGCTGGAAGCCTGCCGCCAATACCCAGGCCAGCCAGCGCAAAACCTGA
- a CDS encoding AAA family ATPase: MSKDDNKNPLEELQEKLQEAIRSGQVNLNSPFGPGSSSGATAGSTSGGAPTEPDDDSVLQAIQAFNRKPREIRDYLDRFVVKQQEAKRVLSVAICDHYNHVRQCLENPELLERDYHKQNILLLGPTGVGKTYLMRTAAKLIGVPFVKADATKFSETGYVGSDVEDLVRDLYRAAGRNAELAQYGIIYIDEIDKIASSSNMQGGKDVSGRGVQINLLKLMEDAEVPLTSATDMMGQMQAMMEAQRGKSRKRTISTRHILFIVSGAFDRLSESVKKRLEDTPIGFGRPVEEPDHDDASYLHRVETKDLIKYGYEPEFVGRLPVRVACNPLGKDDLVQIMTTSEGNILEQYRQDFKGYGIDFKITKEALDAIAERGHHEGTGARGLMTVFEKIFREFKFELPSTGIQSFEVTRETVESPHEALKALLRDNAHLQRSVLCRELKAFAEDFAEVNGLEISFANEATDVLVDAAVDQDKTIRAICEDRFRDFVHGLKIIARNTRQQTFVITGEMARNPDKELSRLVVESFRHREQPEEQKPAE, translated from the coding sequence ATGAGTAAAGACGACAACAAGAACCCGCTGGAAGAATTGCAGGAGAAACTGCAAGAAGCCATCCGTAGCGGACAAGTCAATTTAAACAGCCCATTTGGTCCAGGATCTTCCTCCGGAGCCACCGCTGGAAGCACCTCTGGAGGAGCTCCAACGGAGCCTGACGACGATTCGGTGCTGCAGGCCATTCAGGCCTTCAACCGCAAGCCTCGCGAGATTCGAGACTACCTCGACCGCTTCGTGGTCAAGCAGCAGGAGGCCAAGCGTGTGCTATCGGTCGCCATCTGCGATCACTACAACCACGTACGCCAATGCCTGGAAAACCCGGAGCTGTTGGAGCGCGATTATCACAAGCAAAACATCCTCCTGCTCGGGCCCACCGGCGTCGGCAAGACCTACCTGATGCGGACGGCGGCAAAACTGATCGGCGTGCCTTTCGTCAAGGCCGACGCGACCAAGTTTTCCGAGACGGGCTACGTGGGCAGCGATGTAGAAGACCTCGTGCGCGATCTCTACCGCGCCGCCGGTCGCAACGCCGAACTCGCCCAATACGGCATCATCTACATCGACGAGATCGACAAGATTGCCAGCTCCAGCAACATGCAGGGCGGCAAGGACGTCTCGGGCCGCGGTGTGCAGATCAACCTCCTGAAGCTGATGGAAGACGCCGAGGTGCCCCTGACCAGCGCGACCGACATGATGGGCCAGATGCAGGCCATGATGGAGGCGCAGCGTGGCAAGAGCCGCAAGCGCACGATCAGCACCCGCCACATCCTCTTTATCGTCTCCGGTGCGTTCGATCGCCTGAGCGAGAGCGTAAAAAAGCGCCTGGAGGATACGCCCATCGGCTTTGGGCGCCCGGTCGAAGAGCCGGACCACGACGACGCCAGCTACCTGCACCGCGTCGAGACCAAGGACTTGATCAAATACGGCTACGAACCGGAGTTCGTCGGCCGCCTGCCGGTGCGTGTCGCCTGCAACCCGCTGGGCAAAGATGATCTCGTGCAGATCATGACCACCAGCGAAGGCAACATCCTGGAGCAGTATCGGCAGGATTTCAAAGGCTATGGGATCGACTTCAAGATCACCAAGGAAGCCCTCGACGCCATTGCCGAACGCGGCCACCACGAGGGAACCGGCGCGCGCGGCCTGATGACCGTGTTCGAAAAGATCTTCCGCGAATTCAAGTTCGAGCTGCCCAGCACCGGCATTCAGTCCTTCGAAGTCACCCGCGAGACGGTCGAAAGCCCGCATGAGGCGCTCAAGGCCCTCCTGCGCGACAACGCCCACCTCCAGCGCAGCGTGCTTTGCCGTGAGTTGAAGGCCTTCGCCGAAGACTTTGCCGAAGTCAACGGGCTCGAAATCTCGTTTGCCAACGAGGCCACCGATGTGCTGGTGGATGCTGCCGTCGATCAGGACAAGACGATCCGTGCGATCTGCGAAGACCGCTTCCGCGACTTTGTCCATGGTCTCAAAATCATCGCCCGCAACACCCGGCAGCAGACCTTCGTCATCACCGGCGAAATGGCGCGCAATCCTGACAAGGAACTGTCGCGCCTCGTGGTGGAGAGCTTCCGCCACCGGGAGCAGCCGGAAGAGCAAAAGCCGGCCGAATAG